A single genomic interval of Armatimonadota bacterium harbors:
- a CDS encoding redoxin family protein: MKQFLIAGVAAISLLPLSAGAKPVATKQSGMNGVRAVFDAASGKSTVYGACIPLTFTKDDAGKMLELVVDSPKPVVVELWTGDIPRGAVTWDKNRKFLGNSGAKPELKPDFKWMIEPGTYSALVLATMPPGQKPDPFVISWGKETRVPTEQDKKEWDKAVAKFTVSRILQAQAKRIFAPNFSTIATDHNPVSPQQYRGKVLLLQFTTGNDQATMDDLGFNWTTYQLHNAEGFDMLSIYLDSDSAAYTAINDELKIGWRQIFDASTANAAIAEKYGVGETPYTVLIDSAGRVVAQNIHREALRKLTLATLAEMKDLRDALKLVDDTPDGTDATGSASAEAKPADSAGK; this comes from the coding sequence ATGAAACAATTCCTGATCGCCGGAGTGGCCGCCATCTCGTTGCTGCCCCTTTCGGCCGGCGCCAAACCGGTCGCCACGAAACAGTCCGGAATGAATGGCGTCCGCGCGGTTTTCGACGCCGCTTCCGGTAAGAGCACCGTCTACGGGGCTTGCATCCCCCTCACCTTCACCAAGGATGACGCGGGGAAGATGCTCGAATTGGTGGTGGACAGCCCCAAGCCCGTGGTTGTGGAGCTCTGGACCGGTGACATCCCGCGCGGGGCGGTCACCTGGGACAAGAACCGCAAATTCCTGGGCAACAGCGGCGCCAAGCCGGAGCTCAAACCTGATTTCAAGTGGATGATCGAGCCCGGAACCTACTCCGCGCTGGTGCTGGCGACGATGCCTCCCGGCCAGAAGCCGGACCCGTTCGTGATCTCGTGGGGCAAGGAAACCCGTGTTCCCACCGAACAGGACAAGAAGGAATGGGACAAGGCTGTTGCGAAATTCACCGTGTCCAGAATTCTGCAGGCGCAGGCCAAGCGCATTTTCGCCCCGAATTTCTCCACGATAGCAACCGACCACAACCCCGTCTCCCCGCAACAATATCGCGGCAAGGTCCTGCTTCTTCAGTTCACCACCGGCAACGATCAGGCGACGATGGATGACCTCGGCTTCAACTGGACAACCTACCAGCTCCACAACGCCGAGGGCTTCGATATGCTGAGCATCTACCTCGACTCGGATTCGGCCGCGTACACCGCCATCAACGATGAGCTGAAGATCGGCTGGCGCCAGATTTTCGATGCGTCCACGGCCAATGCGGCTATCGCCGAGAAATACGGTGTGGGGGAAACGCCTTACACCGTGCTCATCGACTCCGCCGGTCGAGTCGTCGCGCAGAACATCCATCGCGAAGCGCTCCGCAAGCTCACCTTGGCAACCCTCGCCGAAATGAAAGACCTCAGGGATGCGCTGAAGCTTGTGGACGACACACCGGACGGTACTGACGCAACGGGTTCAGCCTCCGCCGAAGCCAAGCCTGCCGATAGCGCCGGCAAGTAG